In the genome of Geotrypetes seraphini chromosome 16, aGeoSer1.1, whole genome shotgun sequence, one region contains:
- the TMEM107 gene encoding transmembrane protein 107 isoform X1, whose amino-acid sequence MPVVNSLVPSRFLTLIAHLVIVITIFWSRENNVLACLPLTYTKEQYSSRDTEMIVALSVTLGLFAVELVGFLSGVSMFNNAQSLLYPAALCAHCSASICLSFFVFQKWECFTYWYILGFCSALPACIEIILFIAVFGLKKKPL is encoded by the exons ATGCCTGTGGTTAACAGCCTAGTACCATCACGCTTCCTCACCCTGATAGCACACCTGGTCATTGTCATCACCATCTTCTGGTCTCGG GAGAACAATGTCCTGGCCTGTCTACCCCTAACTTATACCAAAGAGCAGTACAGCAGCCGAGATACAGA AATGATTGTGGCACTCTCTGTAACTCTGGGCTTGTTTGCTGTAGAGCTGGTCGGATTCTTATCAGGTGTATCCATGTTTAACAACGCACAGAGTCTGCTCT ACCCTGCAGCACTGTGCGCACACTGCAGCGCCTCCATCTGCCTCTCCTTTTTCGTCTTCCAGAAGTGGGAATGCTTCACGTACTGGTACATCCTGGGCTTCTGCAG CGCACTGCCTGCCTGCATTGAAATCATCCTTTTCATCGCTGTCTTTGGTTTGAAGAAAAAACCCCTGTGA
- the TMEM107 gene encoding transmembrane protein 107 isoform X6 gives MPVVNSLVPSRFLTLIAHLVIVITIFWSRVLPVHPSKIMIVALSVTLGLFAVELVGFLSGVSMFNNAQSLLSLCAHCSASICLSFFVFQKWECFTYWYILGFCSALPACIEIILFIAVFGLKKKPL, from the exons ATGCCTGTGGTTAACAGCCTAGTACCATCACGCTTCCTCACCCTGATAGCACACCTGGTCATTGTCATCACCATCTTCTGGTCTCGGGTACTGCCTGTGCATCCTTCCAAAAT AATGATTGTGGCACTCTCTGTAACTCTGGGCTTGTTTGCTGTAGAGCTGGTCGGATTCTTATCAGGTGTATCCATGTTTAACAACGCACAGAGTCTGCTCT CACTGTGCGCACACTGCAGCGCCTCCATCTGCCTCTCCTTTTTCGTCTTCCAGAAGTGGGAATGCTTCACGTACTGGTACATCCTGGGCTTCTGCAG CGCACTGCCTGCCTGCATTGAAATCATCCTTTTCATCGCTGTCTTTGGTTTGAAGAAAAAACCCCTGTGA
- the TMEM107 gene encoding transmembrane protein 107 isoform X7 — MPVVNSLVPSRFLTLIAHLVIVITIFWSRENNVLACLPLTYTKEQYSSRDTDALPACIEIILFIAVFGLKKKPL, encoded by the exons ATGCCTGTGGTTAACAGCCTAGTACCATCACGCTTCCTCACCCTGATAGCACACCTGGTCATTGTCATCACCATCTTCTGGTCTCGG GAGAACAATGTCCTGGCCTGTCTACCCCTAACTTATACCAAAGAGCAGTACAGCAGCCGAGATACAGA CGCACTGCCTGCCTGCATTGAAATCATCCTTTTCATCGCTGTCTTTGGTTTGAAGAAAAAACCCCTGTGA
- the TMEM107 gene encoding transmembrane protein 107 isoform X4, giving the protein MPVVNSLVPSRFLTLIAHLVIVITIFWSRVLPVHPSKIMIVALSVTLGLFAVELVGFLSGVSMFNNAQSLLYPAALCAHCSASICLSFFVFQKWECFTYWYILGFCSALPACIEIILFIAVFGLKKKPL; this is encoded by the exons ATGCCTGTGGTTAACAGCCTAGTACCATCACGCTTCCTCACCCTGATAGCACACCTGGTCATTGTCATCACCATCTTCTGGTCTCGGGTACTGCCTGTGCATCCTTCCAAAAT AATGATTGTGGCACTCTCTGTAACTCTGGGCTTGTTTGCTGTAGAGCTGGTCGGATTCTTATCAGGTGTATCCATGTTTAACAACGCACAGAGTCTGCTCT ACCCTGCAGCACTGTGCGCACACTGCAGCGCCTCCATCTGCCTCTCCTTTTTCGTCTTCCAGAAGTGGGAATGCTTCACGTACTGGTACATCCTGGGCTTCTGCAG CGCACTGCCTGCCTGCATTGAAATCATCCTTTTCATCGCTGTCTTTGGTTTGAAGAAAAAACCCCTGTGA
- the TMEM107 gene encoding transmembrane protein 107 isoform X2: protein MPVVNSLVPSRFLTLIAHLVIVITIFWSRENNVLACLPLTYTKEQYSSRDTEMIVALSVTLGLFAVELVGFLSGVSMFNNAQSLLSIAAHASAAVALLFFLLEQWACSIYWWIFTFCSALPACIEIILFIAVFGLKKKPL, encoded by the exons ATGCCTGTGGTTAACAGCCTAGTACCATCACGCTTCCTCACCCTGATAGCACACCTGGTCATTGTCATCACCATCTTCTGGTCTCGG GAGAACAATGTCCTGGCCTGTCTACCCCTAACTTATACCAAAGAGCAGTACAGCAGCCGAGATACAGA AATGATTGTGGCACTCTCTGTAACTCTGGGCTTGTTTGCTGTAGAGCTGGTCGGATTCTTATCAGGTGTATCCATGTTTAACAACGCACAGAGTCTGCTCT CAATTGCTGCTCATGCTAGTGCTGCTGTagctctcctcttcttcctcttggAGCAGTGGGCCTGCAGCATCTACTGGTGGATATTTACCTTTTGCAG CGCACTGCCTGCCTGCATTGAAATCATCCTTTTCATCGCTGTCTTTGGTTTGAAGAAAAAACCCCTGTGA
- the TMEM107 gene encoding transmembrane protein 107 isoform X3: MPVVNSLVPSRFLTLIAHLVIVITIFWSRENNVLACLPLTYTKEQYSSRDTEMIVALSVTLGLFAVELVGFLSGVSMFNNAQSLLSLCAHCSASICLSFFVFQKWECFTYWYILGFCSALPACIEIILFIAVFGLKKKPL; this comes from the exons ATGCCTGTGGTTAACAGCCTAGTACCATCACGCTTCCTCACCCTGATAGCACACCTGGTCATTGTCATCACCATCTTCTGGTCTCGG GAGAACAATGTCCTGGCCTGTCTACCCCTAACTTATACCAAAGAGCAGTACAGCAGCCGAGATACAGA AATGATTGTGGCACTCTCTGTAACTCTGGGCTTGTTTGCTGTAGAGCTGGTCGGATTCTTATCAGGTGTATCCATGTTTAACAACGCACAGAGTCTGCTCT CACTGTGCGCACACTGCAGCGCCTCCATCTGCCTCTCCTTTTTCGTCTTCCAGAAGTGGGAATGCTTCACGTACTGGTACATCCTGGGCTTCTGCAG CGCACTGCCTGCCTGCATTGAAATCATCCTTTTCATCGCTGTCTTTGGTTTGAAGAAAAAACCCCTGTGA
- the TMEM107 gene encoding transmembrane protein 107 isoform X5 yields MPVVNSLVPSRFLTLIAHLVIVITIFWSRVLPVHPSKIMIVALSVTLGLFAVELVGFLSGVSMFNNAQSLLSIAAHASAAVALLFFLLEQWACSIYWWIFTFCSALPACIEIILFIAVFGLKKKPL; encoded by the exons ATGCCTGTGGTTAACAGCCTAGTACCATCACGCTTCCTCACCCTGATAGCACACCTGGTCATTGTCATCACCATCTTCTGGTCTCGGGTACTGCCTGTGCATCCTTCCAAAAT AATGATTGTGGCACTCTCTGTAACTCTGGGCTTGTTTGCTGTAGAGCTGGTCGGATTCTTATCAGGTGTATCCATGTTTAACAACGCACAGAGTCTGCTCT CAATTGCTGCTCATGCTAGTGCTGCTGTagctctcctcttcttcctcttggAGCAGTGGGCCTGCAGCATCTACTGGTGGATATTTACCTTTTGCAG CGCACTGCCTGCCTGCATTGAAATCATCCTTTTCATCGCTGTCTTTGGTTTGAAGAAAAAACCCCTGTGA